In the Sphingomonas sp. LM7 genome, one interval contains:
- a CDS encoding glycoside hydrolase family 28 protein, giving the protein MLIQPSRRDLLRYGALAGAGALVPADAFAAADPWLRAADIARRVRAPVFARRIFDITRFGAKGDGTTLNTVAIADAIAACAAAGGGRVLVPAGDFLTGAVHLKSNVELHVAAGATLRFSTDPAHYPIVFTRWEGVELMNYSPLVYAYKAKNIAITGAGTLDGQGSAQHWWSWKGPWGGTVEYGWREGMPNQRPARARLFQMAEERVPVEKRVFGDGHYLRPPFIQPYLCENVLIEGVRIRNSPFWNVHPVLCRNVILRGLDIFGHGPNNDGTDPESVDMMLIEDCSFDTGDDCIAVNSGRNEDGRRLNVPSQNILIRNCRMKEGHGGITVGSQISGGARWVFAEKCQLDSPDLWYAIRFKNNALRGGLLENFHYRDISVGQVSRTAIACDFNYEEGAKGRFKPVLRHINITRLRAIDATRVLDSQGLPGAPVTDISLRDCSFDGVTAPSVIRHTEGVSLANVRVNGKTVRALDQLPAA; this is encoded by the coding sequence ATGTTGATTCAACCTTCGCGGCGCGATCTTTTGCGTTACGGCGCGCTCGCCGGCGCAGGCGCACTGGTCCCGGCTGATGCCTTCGCCGCAGCCGATCCGTGGCTGCGCGCTGCCGACATCGCCCGCAGGGTGCGTGCGCCGGTCTTTGCGCGCCGTATCTTCGACATCACGCGGTTCGGCGCGAAGGGCGACGGAACCACGCTGAACACCGTTGCCATTGCCGACGCGATCGCGGCCTGTGCGGCGGCGGGCGGGGGCAGGGTGCTGGTTCCGGCCGGCGATTTCCTCACCGGGGCGGTGCATCTCAAATCGAACGTCGAGCTGCATGTCGCCGCCGGTGCCACGCTGCGCTTCAGCACCGATCCCGCGCACTATCCGATCGTGTTCACGCGCTGGGAGGGCGTGGAGCTCATGAATTATTCGCCGCTCGTCTATGCGTACAAGGCGAAGAACATCGCGATCACCGGGGCCGGTACGCTCGACGGGCAGGGCAGCGCGCAACATTGGTGGTCGTGGAAGGGCCCTTGGGGCGGTACGGTCGAATATGGCTGGCGCGAGGGGATGCCCAACCAGCGTCCGGCCCGCGCGCGGCTGTTCCAGATGGCCGAGGAACGCGTGCCGGTCGAGAAGCGTGTGTTCGGCGACGGACATTATCTGCGCCCGCCATTCATCCAGCCCTATCTGTGCGAGAATGTGCTGATCGAAGGCGTGCGGATCCGCAACTCGCCGTTCTGGAACGTCCATCCGGTGCTCTGCCGCAACGTCATACTGCGCGGTCTAGACATCTTCGGGCACGGACCGAACAACGACGGCACCGACCCGGAATCGGTCGATATGATGCTGATCGAGGATTGCAGCTTCGATACCGGCGACGATTGCATCGCAGTCAATTCGGGCCGCAACGAGGATGGCCGGCGGCTCAATGTGCCCTCGCAGAACATCCTGATCCGCAATTGCCGGATGAAGGAAGGCCATGGCGGGATCACTGTCGGCTCGCAGATCTCGGGCGGGGCGCGCTGGGTGTTCGCCGAGAAGTGTCAGCTCGACAGTCCCGATCTCTGGTACGCGATCCGTTTCAAGAACAATGCGCTCCGCGGCGGGCTTCTAGAGAATTTCCACTATCGCGACATCAGCGTCGGGCAGGTCAGCCGCACCGCGATCGCCTGCGACTTCAACTATGAGGAAGGCGCCAAGGGCCGGTTCAAGCCGGTGCTGCGGCACATCAACATCACCCGGCTGCGCGCGATCGACGCAACGCGCGTGCTCGACAGCCAGGGGCTCCCCGGCGCGCCGGTGACCGACATTTCGCTTAGGGACTGCAGCTTCGACGGCGTCACCGCGCCGAGCGTGATCCGCCATACCGAGGGCGTGTCGCTCGCCAATGTTCGCGTCAACGGCAAGACCGTTCGCGCGCTCGACCAGCTTCCGGCCGCATGA
- a CDS encoding polysaccharide lyase family 1 protein has translation MMLALFLALQAAPQLAFPGAEGAGRLALGGRGGQVLFVTNLNDSGAGSLRAAVETKGPRTILFRVSGTIQLLKPLVIREGRVTIAGQSAPGDGITLRDHMMQISADDVVVRYIRSRLGDESKTESDALTITKGRRIILDHVSASWSVDETLSVSANYTTPDQGFYDVTVQWSIIAESLTRSLHAKGEHGYGSLIRGGRGSKASFHHNLWASHSARMPRPGNYSGPDVDPIGAFFDFRSNVFYNWGRNHAGYNADKATLARYNFVDNAYVAGPQSAKPIAFDEGDTLAKAYFAGNSMNGTIPADPWSLVTGIRPEGYRLAAPVDVAPVKPDPAPSAYAQVLDSAGASKARDVVDARIVAGVRDRTGRQIDSQRDVGGWPELKSLPAPRDSDDDGMPDAWERRRGLNPAKADGNGDRNRDGYTNLEEWLADAAAGRG, from the coding sequence ATGATGCTCGCATTGTTTCTCGCGCTGCAGGCGGCGCCGCAGCTCGCCTTTCCCGGCGCCGAGGGGGCGGGGCGGCTCGCGCTCGGCGGGCGCGGCGGGCAAGTGCTGTTCGTCACCAACCTGAACGACAGCGGCGCCGGCAGCCTGCGCGCCGCAGTCGAGACCAAGGGGCCGCGCACCATCCTGTTCCGCGTCTCGGGGACTATCCAGTTGCTCAAGCCGCTGGTGATTCGCGAAGGCCGGGTGACGATCGCGGGCCAGTCGGCACCCGGCGACGGCATCACGCTGCGCGACCATATGATGCAGATCTCCGCCGACGATGTCGTGGTCCGCTATATCCGCTCGCGGCTCGGCGATGAATCGAAGACCGAGTCCGATGCGCTGACCATCACCAAGGGGCGCCGGATCATCCTCGACCATGTCTCGGCGAGCTGGTCGGTCGACGAGACGCTGTCGGTGTCTGCAAATTACACCACGCCGGACCAGGGCTTCTATGACGTGACCGTCCAATGGTCGATCATCGCGGAATCGCTCACGCGCTCGCTCCACGCCAAGGGCGAGCACGGCTATGGCAGCCTGATCCGCGGCGGGCGGGGATCGAAGGCGAGCTTCCACCACAATCTCTGGGCGAGCCATTCGGCGCGGATGCCGCGGCCGGGCAATTACAGCGGTCCCGATGTCGATCCGATCGGCGCGTTCTTCGATTTCCGTTCGAACGTCTTCTACAATTGGGGCCGTAACCACGCCGGCTACAACGCCGACAAGGCGACGCTCGCGCGCTATAATTTCGTCGACAATGCCTATGTCGCCGGCCCGCAATCGGCGAAGCCGATCGCGTTCGACGAGGGCGATACGCTCGCCAAGGCGTATTTCGCCGGCAACAGCATGAACGGCACGATCCCCGCCGATCCGTGGAGCCTCGTCACCGGCATCCGGCCCGAGGGCTATCGCCTCGCCGCGCCGGTCGATGTCGCGCCGGTGAAGCCCGATCCGGCGCCATCAGCCTACGCGCAAGTGCTCGACAGCGCCGGCGCGTCGAAAGCCCGTGACGTCGTCGATGCCCGGATCGTCGCAGGAGTCCGCGACCGGACGGGCAGGCAGATCGACAGCCAGCGCGACGTGGGCGGCTGGCCCGAACTCAAGAGCCTGCCCGCGCCGCGCGACAGCGATGACGACGGCATGCCCGATGCCTGGGAGCGCCGGCGCGGGCTGAACCCGGCCAAGGCAGATGGAAATGGCGACCGCAACCGCGACGGCTACACCAACCTAGAGGAATGGCTGGCGGACGCCGCAGCGGGCAGGGGCTGA